In Aureibaculum algae, the following are encoded in one genomic region:
- a CDS encoding VOC family protein, protein MKLGAFSISLNVKDINVSVEFYKKLGFTIFAGSIESKYLIMKNGNSLIGLFEGMLEDNILTFNPGWDENAKKLESFDDVRTIQKSLKNNKVKLDRKADETTTGPASMMLTDPDGNQILIDQHV, encoded by the coding sequence ATGAAATTAGGAGCATTTTCAATAAGTTTAAATGTAAAAGATATTAATGTCTCAGTAGAATTTTACAAAAAATTGGGATTTACAATTTTTGCAGGTTCTATAGAAAGTAAGTATCTCATTATGAAGAATGGAAATTCTTTAATAGGGTTATTTGAAGGAATGCTTGAGGACAATATTTTAACTTTTAATCCTGGATGGGATGAAAATGCAAAAAAATTAGAATCTTTTGATGATGTTAGAACAATTCAGAAAAGCCTAAAGAATAATAAAGTTAAATTGGATAGGAAAGCAGATGAAACAACAACTGGACCTGCCAGTATGATGTTAACAGACCCTGATGGTAATCAGATTCTTATTGACCAACATGTTTAA
- the lysA gene encoding diaminopimelate decarboxylase has protein sequence MDRKLLLSLAKKYDTPLYVYDADKIISQYERMTKAFSGVKNLKINYAVKALSNINVLKVFKQLDSGIDTVSVQEVQLGLKAGFAPEDIIFTPNGVSLEEIEQAKDLGVHINIDNISILEQFGQKYPETPVCIRINPHVMAGGNSKISVGHIDSKFGISVHQLPLILRVVENTGMRINGIHMHTGSDIYDVDAFLRATEILFTAAESFQDLESIDFGSGFKVPYKENDISTDIEELGKKLSKRFNEFCKSYGRELTIMFEPGKFLVSEAGKLLVHVNVVKQTTSTVFAGVDSGLNHLIRPMFYDSYHQIENISNPKGKERFYTVVGYICETDTLGANRRITEITEGDILSFSNAGAYCFSMASNYNSRYRPAEVLVKDGKDYLIRERETIQDLLKGQNLDLNF, from the coding sequence ATGGATAGAAAATTATTATTATCGCTTGCTAAAAAATACGATACACCTTTATATGTTTACGATGCTGACAAAATCATTTCGCAATATGAGCGTATGACTAAAGCCTTTTCAGGAGTTAAAAATCTGAAAATAAATTATGCTGTTAAAGCTCTTTCTAACATTAACGTATTAAAAGTTTTTAAGCAATTAGATTCTGGAATTGACACCGTTTCTGTTCAAGAAGTCCAATTAGGTTTGAAAGCTGGTTTTGCACCAGAAGATATTATTTTTACACCTAATGGCGTTTCTTTAGAAGAAATTGAACAAGCAAAAGATTTAGGAGTTCATATTAACATCGATAATATTTCTATTTTAGAGCAATTTGGACAAAAATATCCAGAAACACCTGTTTGTATCCGTATCAATCCACATGTTATGGCAGGTGGGAATTCAAAAATTTCTGTAGGTCATATCGATTCTAAATTTGGTATTTCTGTACATCAATTACCGTTAATTCTTCGTGTGGTAGAAAATACGGGTATGCGAATTAATGGAATACATATGCACACCGGCTCTGACATTTATGATGTAGATGCCTTTTTAAGAGCAACTGAAATTCTTTTTACTGCGGCTGAATCATTTCAAGACTTAGAATCTATTGATTTCGGAAGTGGTTTTAAAGTTCCTTATAAAGAAAACGACATCTCTACAGATATAGAAGAGTTAGGTAAAAAACTCAGTAAACGTTTTAATGAGTTTTGTAAAAGTTATGGTAGAGAGCTAACGATTATGTTTGAACCTGGTAAATTTTTAGTAAGTGAAGCAGGTAAACTATTAGTTCATGTAAATGTTGTAAAACAAACTACTTCAACTGTTTTTGCAGGTGTAGATAGCGGATTGAATCACTTGATAAGACCGATGTTTTATGATTCTTATCATCAAATAGAAAACATTTCTAACCCAAAAGGAAAAGAACGTTTTTATACGGTTGTTGGTTACATCTGTGAGACCGATACCTTAGGTGCCAACCGAAGAATAACTGAAATAACTGAAGGGGATATTTTGAGTTTTAGTAATGCCGGAGCATATTGTTTTTCAATGGCTTCCAATTATAATTCTCGTTATAGACCTGCAGAAGTTTTAGTGAAAGATGGTAAAGATTATCTAATACGTGAACGAGAAACAATTCAAGATTTACTGAAAGGACAAAATTTAGATTTGAATTTTTAG
- the hisD gene encoding histidinol dehydrogenase, with protein sequence MNKIYNPEKDSWSTLLSRPTQTVEDIEATVLEIFNEVKQKGDVAIEKYTNLFDGIELKNIQVSATEISEKGKTIDESLKQAILLAKNNIEKFHKAQKTSKIEVETAVGVNCWQEKRPIQKVGIYIPGGTAPLFSTVLMLAIPAKLAGCSEIVLCSPPDKEGNINPAILYAAELCGVTKVYKVGGIQAIAGMTFGTETIPQVFKIFGPGNQFVTVAKQLATKYGVAIDMPAGPSELLVVADDTSNASFVASDLLSQAEHGSDSQVILVSTSKSLIDKVESEIEIQIEDLPRKAMAQKAIDNSKLIYVDNDAIALNLINQYGPEHFIICTENEDFYIDGIQNAGSIFIGNYTPESAGDYASGTNHTLPTNGYAKQYSGVNLDSFLKSMTFQKVTKTGIKNIGNAIEIMASAEGLQAHKNAVTLRLNSLKDE encoded by the coding sequence ATGAATAAAATATACAACCCAGAAAAAGACAGTTGGTCAACGCTATTATCGAGACCTACACAGACTGTGGAAGATATTGAAGCAACGGTGTTAGAAATTTTCAATGAGGTAAAACAGAAAGGTGATGTTGCCATTGAAAAATACACCAATCTTTTTGATGGTATAGAGTTAAAGAATATACAAGTTTCTGCAACTGAAATTTCTGAAAAAGGGAAAACCATTGACGAGAGTTTAAAACAAGCCATTCTTTTGGCTAAGAACAACATTGAAAAATTCCATAAAGCTCAAAAAACCTCAAAAATTGAAGTTGAGACTGCTGTTGGTGTCAATTGTTGGCAAGAAAAACGCCCTATCCAAAAAGTTGGAATTTACATTCCAGGCGGTACCGCTCCGTTGTTTTCAACGGTATTAATGTTAGCTATTCCAGCTAAATTGGCTGGGTGTTCAGAAATTGTATTGTGTTCTCCTCCTGATAAGGAAGGGAATATTAATCCAGCAATTTTATATGCAGCTGAACTTTGTGGGGTTACTAAGGTTTATAAAGTTGGTGGAATTCAGGCTATTGCCGGAATGACTTTTGGTACCGAAACGATACCACAAGTATTTAAAATTTTTGGGCCTGGTAATCAATTCGTAACCGTAGCTAAGCAATTAGCAACAAAATATGGTGTAGCAATTGATATGCCAGCAGGGCCTTCTGAATTGTTAGTAGTAGCCGACGATACGTCAAATGCCAGTTTTGTGGCTTCTGATTTATTGAGTCAGGCTGAACATGGTTCCGATAGTCAAGTTATTCTAGTTTCTACCTCTAAATCTTTAATAGATAAAGTGGAATCAGAAATAGAAATACAAATAGAAGATCTTCCGAGAAAAGCTATGGCTCAAAAAGCAATAGATAATTCCAAATTAATTTATGTTGATAATGATGCTATTGCCTTAAATTTAATCAATCAATATGGACCAGAACATTTTATTATTTGCACTGAAAATGAAGATTTTTATATAGATGGTATACAAAATGCAGGTTCTATTTTTATAGGGAACTATACACCTGAGAGTGCTGGAGATTATGCTTCGGGTACTAATCATACCTTACCTACTAATGGTTATGCTAAGCAATATAGTGGTGTAAATTTAGATAGCTTTTTAAAGAGTATGACTTTTCAAAAAGTGACGAAAACAGGAATTAAGAATATTGGCAATGCCATAGAAATAATGGCTAGTGCCGAAGGTTTACAAGCTCATAAAAATGCAGTTACATTGCGGTTAAATAGTTTAAAAGATGAATAA
- the hisG gene encoding ATP phosphoribosyltransferase: protein MNKLKIAIQKSGKLNEESLELLKNCGISIDNGKDQLKAFARNFPIEVLYLRNGDIPQYLRDGVVDAAILGENTLIEKGNDLPIVEKLGFSKCKVSIAVPKSVEYGSIKDLEGKRIATSYPNTVNQFLDKKGVKSELHVINGSVEIAPNIGLADAIVDIVSSGSTLFKNNLKEVEVLLKSEAVLTVSPSLSDEKQRILDKLQFRIQSVLKARNSKYVLLNAPNDKVADIIKILPGMKSPTVLPLAEAGWSSIHTVINKDRFWDVIDELKLNGAEGILVCPIEKMVL from the coding sequence ATGAATAAATTAAAAATTGCCATTCAAAAATCAGGCAAATTAAACGAAGAATCATTAGAATTGCTTAAAAATTGTGGTATTTCCATTGATAATGGAAAAGATCAATTAAAAGCTTTTGCAAGAAATTTCCCTATTGAAGTTTTGTATCTAAGAAATGGAGATATACCTCAGTATCTTAGAGATGGTGTAGTAGATGCTGCTATATTAGGTGAAAATACATTAATTGAAAAAGGAAACGACTTACCCATAGTTGAAAAATTAGGCTTTTCGAAATGTAAAGTTTCTATTGCTGTGCCTAAATCAGTTGAATACGGATCAATTAAGGATTTAGAAGGTAAGAGAATTGCAACCTCCTATCCAAATACGGTCAATCAGTTTTTAGATAAAAAAGGCGTAAAATCAGAGCTACATGTTATTAATGGTTCTGTAGAGATTGCTCCAAATATTGGATTGGCTGATGCTATTGTCGATATTGTTTCAAGTGGTAGTACTTTATTTAAAAATAACTTAAAAGAAGTTGAAGTCTTATTAAAAAGTGAGGCTGTTTTAACGGTTTCACCTTCATTATCTGATGAAAAGCAGCGTATATTAGATAAACTTCAATTTAGAATTCAATCGGTTCTTAAAGCAAGAAATAGTAAATATGTGTTGTTAAATGCTCCAAACGATAAGGTAGCTGATATTATAAAAATCCTGCCAGGAATGAAAAGCCCAACAGTTTTACCCTTGGCAGAAGCAGGTTGGAGTTCAATACATACTGTAATTAATAAAGATAGGTTTTGGGATGTAATTGATGAATTAAAGTTGAATGGAGCAGAAGGGATTTTAGTTTGCCCAATTGAAAAAATGGTTTTATAA
- a CDS encoding aminopeptidase P N-terminal domain-containing protein: protein MKSLLTCLFALLIFQFSFGQDDQLPTDYLSKEFHKERRAALRQKMPKNSVAVLFANPVRNRANDVEYIYHQDPNFYYLTGYKEPHAVLLIFSENQTDGDTTYNEAIYVQEKDPRAEQWTGKRLGVTGVKEQLGFNKVFNGSEFSTATYDFEKFSKVLIVDFNDDYRDSGKNKADLYDLVQQFKEKAKYDKSLLSNPTTDRIYEVIKATGIENSANVAQDLGRYMDYYPELKEDELINGYHNAANDELRNEFKQKISLKLEAPPKTNIDISSLNDFMGDLREKKQPEEMKLLKKAVEISAIGQREIMKAMHPNMSEAEIQGVHEFVYKKYGAEYEGYPSIVGGGHNGCILHYIENSKTKVGNDLVLMDLGAEYRGYTADVTRTIPANGKFSTEQRAIYDIVYDAQEAGIALVKTGSTFAASHEATRKIVNAGLLKLGIIKTIDEKHNYYPHGSSHHIGLDVHDAGSQGEFKLDMVVTVEPGIYIPENSPCDKKWWGIAVRIEDDILVTEKGPVNLSAAAPRKADEIEKLMKETSVLNSFNLPKLDD, encoded by the coding sequence ATGAAATCCCTCCTAACTTGTTTGTTTGCGTTACTTATTTTTCAATTCAGTTTTGGCCAAGATGATCAATTACCAACTGATTACTTGTCTAAAGAATTTCATAAAGAAAGAAGAGCTGCTTTACGACAAAAAATGCCAAAAAACAGTGTTGCCGTATTATTTGCGAACCCTGTTCGCAATAGAGCAAATGATGTAGAGTATATATATCATCAAGATCCCAATTTCTATTATTTAACTGGTTATAAAGAACCTCATGCTGTTTTATTGATTTTTTCAGAAAATCAGACGGATGGAGATACTACATATAACGAAGCAATTTATGTACAAGAAAAAGATCCTAGAGCAGAACAGTGGACAGGTAAAAGGTTGGGCGTAACTGGTGTTAAAGAACAGTTAGGGTTTAATAAAGTGTTTAACGGAAGTGAGTTTAGTACTGCAACCTATGATTTTGAAAAATTCAGTAAAGTATTAATTGTTGATTTTAATGATGATTATAGAGATTCAGGTAAAAATAAGGCCGATTTATATGATTTAGTACAACAGTTTAAAGAAAAGGCAAAATATGATAAAAGTTTATTGTCAAATCCTACAACCGACAGAATATATGAAGTAATAAAAGCAACGGGAATAGAAAATAGTGCAAATGTGGCTCAAGATTTAGGTCGGTATATGGATTATTATCCAGAATTAAAGGAAGATGAATTGATCAATGGATATCATAATGCGGCGAATGATGAGCTCAGAAATGAATTTAAACAAAAAATAAGCTTAAAATTAGAAGCTCCACCTAAAACGAATATTGATATCAGTAGTTTAAATGATTTTATGGGAGACTTACGAGAAAAAAAGCAACCCGAAGAAATGAAGTTGTTAAAAAAAGCGGTTGAAATATCAGCTATAGGACAAAGAGAAATTATGAAGGCAATGCACCCTAATATGTCGGAAGCTGAAATTCAAGGAGTACATGAATTTGTATATAAAAAGTATGGTGCAGAGTACGAAGGGTATCCATCTATTGTTGGAGGTGGTCATAATGGCTGTATTCTACATTATATAGAGAATAGCAAAACAAAAGTAGGTAATGATTTGGTATTGATGGATTTAGGAGCAGAATACAGAGGCTATACAGCCGATGTAACTAGAACCATTCCAGCAAATGGTAAGTTTTCAACGGAACAAAGAGCCATTTATGATATTGTTTATGATGCCCAAGAAGCGGGTATCGCTTTGGTAAAAACTGGAAGTACTTTTGCAGCATCTCATGAAGCTACACGAAAAATAGTGAATGCAGGTTTGTTGAAATTAGGCATTATTAAAACCATCGATGAGAAACATAATTATTATCCACATGGCTCATCCCATCATATTGGTTTAGACGTACACGATGCGGGTAGTCAAGGTGAATTTAAATTAGATATGGTAGTGACCGTTGAACCGGGAATCTATATTCCTGAAAATAGCCCATGTGATAAAAAATGGTGGGGTATTGCCGTTCGCATCGAAGATGATATTTTAGTGACTGAAAAGGGCCCTGTAAATTTGTCAGCCGCTGCACCAAGAAAAGCAGATGAAATTGAAAAGTTAATGAAAGAAACGAGTGTATTAAACAGTTTTAATTTACCAAAGTTAGATGATTAA
- a CDS encoding WD40/YVTN/BNR-like repeat-containing protein, with the protein MKLKLFIFLFITTVLIISCKNTSIPRTIEKITIEEITIDSSSIRAIYPMKDSSLFYATSDGYLGLILPTNQNIKDKKVFYDTIVPHFRAIASNSENIFMLSIGNPALLYKYDEGDLEIVYSENHPKVFYDAMAFFDEKNGIAMGDPTDDCLSVILTNNGGDSWQKLPCDVLPKINEGEAAFAASNSNIAIQGKNVWLVTGGKSARVYHSPDMGKSWKAYETPMIQGDDMTGIYSIDFYDAKNGIIFGGDWNNKDNNKGNKAVTKDGGKTWQLVAEGLEPGYKSCVQYVPDTNGQELFAVGTTGVSFSKDSGVTWKKVSDDAYYTIRFVNKNFAWLAGNNKIGKLILNK; encoded by the coding sequence ATGAAATTGAAATTATTTATTTTTCTATTTATTACTACCGTTTTAATAATTTCCTGCAAAAATACAAGTATTCCTAGAACTATTGAAAAGATCACTATCGAAGAAATAACTATAGATAGTTCAAGTATAAGAGCCATTTACCCGATGAAAGATTCTAGTCTCTTTTACGCAACTTCTGATGGTTATTTGGGTTTAATACTACCGACAAATCAAAATATTAAAGATAAAAAGGTGTTTTATGATACTATTGTTCCTCATTTCAGAGCTATAGCCTCTAATTCAGAAAACATTTTTATGCTAAGTATAGGCAACCCTGCACTTTTGTACAAATATGACGAAGGTGATTTAGAAATTGTTTATTCAGAAAATCATCCGAAAGTTTTTTATGATGCCATGGCTTTTTTTGACGAAAAAAATGGAATTGCTATGGGTGACCCGACGGACGATTGCTTATCTGTAATTCTAACTAATAATGGGGGGGATTCTTGGCAAAAATTACCATGTGATGTGTTACCAAAAATTAATGAAGGCGAAGCTGCTTTTGCTGCAAGTAATAGCAACATTGCAATCCAAGGAAAAAATGTATGGTTAGTGACTGGAGGTAAATCAGCCAGGGTTTATCATTCTCCTGATATGGGAAAAAGTTGGAAAGCTTACGAAACACCAATGATTCAAGGTGATGATATGACGGGCATTTATAGTATCGATTTTTATGATGCAAAAAACGGAATTATATTTGGAGGCGATTGGAATAATAAAGATAATAATAAAGGTAATAAAGCCGTTACAAAGGATGGCGGTAAAACTTGGCAATTAGTAGCTGAAGGTTTAGAACCTGGTTATAAAAGCTGTGTGCAATATGTGCCAGACACTAATGGACAAGAATTATTTGCGGTAGGCACCACTGGTGTTTCCTTTTCTAAGGATAGTGGAGTCACTTGGAAAAAAGTTAGTGATGATGCCTATTATACGATCCGATTTGTGAATAAGAATTTTGCATGGTTGGCGGGTAATAATAAAATAGGAAAGCTTATTTTAAATAAATAG
- a CDS encoding GNAT family N-acetyltransferase yields the protein MDSPYQIKFIADEDIFTLIPYLRRLDDRISVEVLKERLPEMLKHHYKCAGVYEEDKLIGICGVWVLFKYYIGKHLEADNVMIHPDYRGKEIGPLLLDWVNDYGKSIGCVATELNSYIGNNRGNKFWENYGCQKLGFHFRKTYTNE from the coding sequence ATGGATTCACCTTATCAAATCAAATTTATAGCTGATGAGGATATTTTTACACTTATTCCTTATTTAAGGCGACTTGATGATAGAATAAGTGTTGAGGTTTTAAAAGAAAGGCTCCCAGAAATGCTAAAGCATCATTATAAATGTGCTGGAGTTTATGAAGAAGATAAATTGATTGGAATTTGTGGTGTTTGGGTGTTGTTCAAGTATTATATTGGTAAACATTTAGAAGCTGATAATGTGATGATTCATCCAGATTATAGGGGGAAAGAAATTGGCCCATTGCTTTTAGATTGGGTTAATGATTATGGCAAATCAATTGGTTGTGTTGCAACAGAATTAAATAGTTATATTGGTAACAATAGAGGAAATAAATTTTGGGAAAACTATGGTTGTCAAAAGTTAGGTTTCCATTTTAGAAAGACATATACAAATGAATAA
- the pepT gene encoding peptidase T: MQHIIDRFIKYITIDTQSDPENEAFPSTEKQWDLAKVLVEDLKNIGLHNVTLDDNCYIMATLPSNVAHKVPTIGFISHIDTSPDYSGTNVNPQIHKNYDGKDIVLNQEENIILSPDYFDDLLQYKGQTLITTDGSTLLGADDKAGITEIITAMEYLIQHPEINHGEIRIGFTPDEEVGKGAHLFDVDKFGAEWAYTMDGSQIGELEYENFNAAGAKVVITGKIVHPGYAKGKMINSMLIASEFIAALPKDEVPERTEGYEGFYHLHTLNGEVEKTELGYIIRDHDMELFNKRKAVFQKVADDLNSKLGKDLVHVEITDQYYNMKEKVVPVMHIVDIAEEAMKAVGVTPLIKAIRGGTDGSQLSYKGLPCPNIFAGGHNFHGRYEYVPAESMQKAVEVIVKIAEITATRELNK, encoded by the coding sequence ATGCAACACATCATAGATAGATTTATAAAATATATTACCATTGACACCCAATCTGACCCTGAAAACGAAGCCTTTCCTAGTACAGAAAAACAATGGGACCTAGCTAAGGTTTTGGTTGAAGATTTAAAAAATATTGGTTTACATAATGTTACGTTAGATGATAATTGCTATATCATGGCAACATTGCCAAGTAATGTTGCTCATAAAGTACCAACTATTGGTTTTATTTCTCATATAGATACGAGTCCAGATTATAGTGGAACTAATGTTAATCCACAAATTCATAAGAATTATGATGGAAAAGACATTGTTTTAAACCAAGAAGAAAATATAATTTTGTCTCCAGATTATTTTGATGATTTATTACAATACAAAGGACAGACATTAATTACTACTGATGGTTCTACCCTATTAGGTGCTGATGATAAAGCGGGAATTACAGAAATTATAACCGCAATGGAATACCTCATACAACATCCTGAAATAAACCATGGTGAAATTAGAATAGGCTTTACACCTGATGAAGAAGTTGGCAAAGGTGCACACCTTTTTGATGTAGATAAATTTGGAGCCGAATGGGCTTATACTATGGATGGTAGCCAAATTGGAGAACTTGAATATGAGAATTTTAATGCTGCTGGTGCAAAGGTTGTTATCACTGGAAAAATTGTACATCCCGGTTATGCAAAAGGCAAAATGATAAATTCAATGCTTATTGCTAGCGAATTTATTGCCGCTCTACCTAAAGATGAAGTTCCAGAAAGAACCGAAGGTTATGAAGGATTCTATCATTTACATACCTTAAATGGTGAAGTTGAAAAAACAGAATTAGGATATATTATCCGTGACCATGATATGGAATTATTCAACAAAAGAAAAGCTGTTTTTCAAAAAGTAGCAGATGATCTTAATTCTAAGCTAGGCAAAGATTTAGTTCATGTTGAAATTACAGATCAATATTATAATATGAAGGAAAAAGTAGTACCTGTAATGCATATTGTTGATATTGCAGAAGAAGCTATGAAGGCGGTTGGTGTAACACCATTAATTAAGGCCATCCGTGGAGGTACAGATGGTTCTCAATTATCTTATAAAGGACTACCCTGCCCTAATATATTTGCCGGTGGACATAATTTTCATGGTCGTTATGAGTATGTTCCTGCAGAATCTATGCAAAAAGCAGTTGAAGTAATTGTGAAAATTGCTGAGATTACAGCAACGAGAGAACTGAACAAATAA
- a CDS encoding patatin-like phospholipase family protein, whose amino-acid sequence MRALVISGGGSKGAFAGGVAEYLIDEKNNTYDLFLGTSTGSLMVSHLALGKLYELKAIYTTINQRKIFSNNPFVVKTVDGEKVVSINHLNTVWNFINGRRTFGESKNLRKLIKKYVTESYFDRIKASEKDVVVTVSNLTKNVVEYKAIQDCTYLDFCDWIWASCNYVPFMSLLRKNGCEYADGGFGSLVPIREAILRGATEIDVIILETEVSQLNRIPSKNPFSLITHVVQFMMDQVERHNVTIGKLQAAHDNVKLNLYYTPTVLTTNSLVFNKKLMAKWWHYGYTYAKKQHQVEMNKLKEG is encoded by the coding sequence ATGAGAGCATTAGTAATTTCAGGGGGAGGAAGTAAAGGGGCATTTGCAGGTGGTGTTGCTGAATATCTTATAGATGAAAAAAATAATACATACGATTTATTTTTAGGCACATCAACAGGTAGCTTAATGGTGTCGCATTTGGCGTTAGGAAAGCTTTATGAGTTAAAAGCTATTTATACGACTATAAATCAACGAAAAATTTTCAGCAATAATCCTTTTGTTGTAAAAACCGTTGATGGAGAAAAAGTGGTTTCCATTAATCATTTAAATACAGTGTGGAATTTTATTAATGGACGGCGGACTTTTGGTGAAAGTAAAAATTTAAGAAAATTGATAAAAAAGTATGTTACTGAATCGTATTTTGACCGTATAAAAGCATCAGAAAAAGACGTGGTAGTTACTGTATCAAACTTAACCAAAAATGTAGTAGAGTATAAAGCGATACAAGATTGTACCTATCTCGATTTTTGTGATTGGATTTGGGCATCTTGTAACTATGTGCCATTTATGAGTTTATTGCGTAAAAATGGATGTGAATATGCCGATGGAGGTTTTGGTTCTTTAGTGCCTATAAGAGAAGCCATATTGAGAGGAGCAACTGAAATTGATGTAATTATTTTAGAAACTGAAGTAAGCCAACTCAATAGAATTCCTTCAAAAAACCCCTTTTCATTAATTACTCATGTGGTTCAATTTATGATGGACCAAGTGGAAAGGCATAATGTAACCATTGGTAAATTACAGGCAGCACACGATAATGTGAAACTTAATTTATATTATACACCAACCGTTTTAACTACAAATTCTTTAGTGTTCAATAAAAAGCTAATGGCCAAATGGTGGCATTACGGATATACTTATGCTAAAAAGCAGCATCAAGTAGAAATGAATAAGTTAAAGGAAGGATAA